The proteins below are encoded in one region of Silene latifolia isolate original U9 population chromosome 2, ASM4854445v1, whole genome shotgun sequence:
- the LOC141639326 gene encoding uncharacterized protein LOC141639326: MCVTGPWLVLGDFNNVLFSNERLGKIVKDNEMAPFLSAVNNCGLQDMKTTGAFFTWNNKQASATRVFSRIDRVLVNGDLLKDWSDWFAHYQPEGEFDRCPCIVSCGDRSSGTKKPFKFFNMWTKVEDFGTLVTQHWQMQIQGTPMFKMVRKLKLL; the protein is encoded by the coding sequence ATGTGTGTGACAGGTCCCTGGTTAGTCTTAGGGGATTTTAACAATGTTCTCTTTTCTAATGAGAGGTTGGGGAAGATTGTTAAAGATAATGAGATGGCTCCCTTTCTTTCTGCTGTGAATAATTGTGGTCTTCAGGATATGAAAACTACAGGTGCTTTCTTCACATGGAATAACAAACAAGCTAGTGCTACTAGGGTGTTCAGTAGAATTGATAGGGTTTTGGTGAATGGTGATTTGTTGAAGGATTGGTCTGACTGGTTTGCTCATTACCAGCCTGAAGGAGAGTTTGATCGCTGTCCATGCATTGTGTCTTGTGGTGATAGAAGTTCTGGGACTAAGAAACCTTTTAAGTTCTTTAATATGTGGACTAAGGTGGAGGATTTTGGGACCCTTGTGACTCAGCATTGGCAGATGCAGATCCAGGGTACCCCTATGTTCAAAATGGTAAGGAAACTGAAGCTTCTTTAA